The Plasmodium yoelii strain 17X genome assembly, chromosome: 14 DNA segment TTAGCTTATGCTATTGCAGGAGAATGTGATAGccatttcttttatataaaattacctgaatatgttaaatatttatctaatgataacaaaaataataaattaaaaatattatttgaacaaataaaaaatgaatataataaatgtatacTATGTATTGATGATAtggatattttatttaattcaaaaGATGATAcaatagatatatatatatttacatatttattaaatttatttaataaaactaATATAGTAATCATATTATTAAGTATTAATAAACCATATGATactatattatattcaaaaatacaaaaatttaTATCTATGCCAATACCAACATATGAAGATCGAATTGAAATTTTACAAAATCTATCTCAAAATTTAGAAATTAATTTTGATGTTCTTTATACTGCTTCTATTACTTATGGTTTTAGTAGAGCacaaatatatgatatattaaatgaatcgaaaaatttatttatatataattatgtattatatGGTCAAAATAATGATACCCCAATTAGTTCCTATTTTATggacaataataataataataataattccatctctataaatatatccacaaatgaagataataattatgataaagatttaaaaatagAGGATGATGATATGTCTAATAATACAACACATTATGCAGATGAAGAAAAAGATtcaaatttgttaaaaaataattctccAAAATGTGTAAACAATCAAATCGAAAATGttattaatacaaattcattaaaaaattttaaaaatggggaagaaattgaaaaagtaacaaatttaacaaagagaaaagaaagaaataataatgattatttagatatttatataaaagaaaaaaaacaaaaaaaaataattcctataaatataaataatgatataatttatgaaagtataaaaaatattaaaaaaaaaattacaacaCAAAATATATGTGAAGTaccaaatataaatttagataatattggatctttaaaaaatattaaaaaaatattagaaactaaatttattttacctGTAAAAtattctaatatatataaacatttaggtataaataaaagtatgggaatattattatatggtcCACCAGGATGTGGAAAAACAATGCTAGCCAAAGCTATTAGTAATGAAATGAAAGCTAATTTTATAGCCATAAAAGGACctgaaattttaaataaatatgttggAGAGAGTGAAAAAAAAGTTCGAGAAATTTTTTCATATGCTTCAACATATAAACcatgtttaatattttttgacgAAATTGATAGtatatgtattaatagagataataataaaacagcTGCTGCATCTGATAGAGTAGTAAATCAATTGTTAACTGAAATGGATGGATTATCACAAAGAGaaggtatatatattattgcaACTACAAATAGACCCGATATTATTGATAAAGCATTATTACGAACTGGGAGATTTGATCAacttatatatgtatcattaCCTAAATATCAAGGAAGAattgatattttaaaaaaattatcaaaaaacaTGCCATTAGATAAAGATATAGATTTTAAGCAAATATCTATTTTAACAAAAGGTTATAGTGGGGCTGATTTACATGGGGTATTAAGAGAAAGTGCTTTTATAGCTCTTCAAGAATGTAGAGATAAAATTGATCgttttaattataaacatAATGGAACTGCATCATTTGTATCTCCAAATATTGAACAACATCGTAAAAATCAACAACATCGTAAAAATCACCAACATTGTAAAAATAcgaaacaaaataataattttactaCTTCAGAAAATACATTAAATTgtgttttaaataaaaatgatacatCTTCATTTGAATCGAACAATTATTATAGTAcacatattttaaatgataataatccAAAAAGTTTAGAACATTATAATTCTGAAAATGGTCAAACaacaaataatgaaataagtAGTAACCCAAATATAATGGATCAAAATATTTGTGAtgttatacaaaataaaattatgacaATTGGcgatgataatataaaattggggaaaataaaaatggaagaaAGAcaaaaagaagaagaaggAGAAggagaagaaaataataataaagacaattttatttacaaaattgaagatttaaaaaatgatgatcttcaagaaaaagataaaaataatttaatatacgaatttattcaaaaaaataaaaacatattagCAATTAAACAAAAACACATAATCAAAGCTATTAATATTGTTCCTCGAAGTGTTACCAAAAAACAAATGAAGTATTATAAAGAGATAagcaaaaaatttaaatagaATAAGTAttcatattgttttataatttcGTTAATTAACCatataatgcatatatatgcatatttgttatatttgCTTTAATAGgcaacttttatttttatttcgttttatttcattttgtttcattttattttttccgtTTTCCtcatattacatatatagatatacAATTAAATGATTATTAAACTTATTGACATtctttaattaaaataaccAACATTGGTAATACCTAATGTAAACCCAACTTTTCGAGCGAACGTTTTTTTTCTAGctatttttgatttattaaaaagctagttttttttttttttttttttttttttttttttttcataaaaatgtGTGCAAAAAATAAGGGTAAAAATAAGGATAAATCCAAATAGACCTTTTCCTACTATTTGATgttgtaaatatattttttttatagtaaaattttgttaatttaatcaacataaataatttgtttaaaattaattaaggTGAAATAGTCATTGTTAGTTTTTTAGTTTCCGattcaataaaaaaatatatatatatatctttatatattgttctgtgtaaaaaatatataatgtgtgtatgatataaaaaaaaagttgcTCGAATTGTTGTCTATTTccataaattaaaaataatcgTTTTTTTGAgtaatacacatatataatttatttttatatttgtattttaaaaataacgaTTAATTACAATTTCAGCGtactttaaatttatattaaacaCTTTTCCCTCCCCattaaaatgtatataaatatccacgttaatatattatttgattaTATGTAAGcaagtaaataaataaataaatatgaaatatataatgtatatgcttatttatatatttatatttatatctctTTTTGGTTTAAACGTGTTTTAGTactgatattttttttatagaatattataatatggaaaaaataaaatatgcataactatttaatatatacacatatatactaTACCTTTTCTCTCTTTTTTGTTTTACAACTAATATATTGATGCACAAAATATATCTAAACATGGTAAAGGTGcaaaattataattcttAATATGTATGAGCGTAAAAATACATTAAAGAAGTAAAAATTTTAAAGGTTTTAAAAAGGCATATAAtgtaataatatgtataatataaaaacataaatatatgtatacctatataaatatatgcatacataatatatatgagttatgcataaaatatatcgGCAATTATATGCTATATAATAAACGCTTGTTAAAAAggcacacacatatatatgtgttcctttgtattattaattatgtaaaatttgtaaaaatatatttttcactaTTTCTAACTCTCACGTGCTAAATTATATCATACACTATCATTCACATtctcatttattatttttttttattaatatagatatataaattaagaGTATTATTTTGTTGCGCATATTGTGTATAAATAACATCTCCATTGTTGAATACATACAcgttatgtatatatacctGTAATGAAgaattgtatatttatatttataccaTGCTTTTATAATTGATGGGAATACAACAAaagtgtgtatatatatataatatatatatatatgtatgtatatataatatatatgtatatgcaaaaGGGGAGGGGAATAATTATTTCgatatttttctaaattctttaaatatttttattagcgTTTTTCGCGCgtatttgtatataaataattaaatatatatatgtatatattttcttataCATACTACTACAATACTACAGTcgtaaaaattttaattttatttggtTGTTTATGATAAGGCTCTGCCACCTCTGAATCCGTTTCTACCTCCTCTGAATCCACGGCCACTTCTGTAATCTCCGTCTCTTCCATCTCTGAATCCTCTAAAGCCACCTCTTCCATTTCCTCCCATACCACCACCTGATCTGAATCCACCACCACGTCCGAAACTTCCACCATATCCTCTACCATCTCTAAATCCATTTCTACTGTCATACATTCTATCACCAAAGAATTTGTATCCACCTCTTCTCATAAAGCCACCACGGCCACCGCCTCTGAACCCACGGAAAAATCTGGGCCTAAAACTTCTTCCTCTAAATGGCCTGCTGTTTACAATTTCTTCAGGGGACATTTCTTTAACGTATTTTTCATCTAAAGGTGGTTGGTATCCTGCATCTTTTACATCTAATTGATCTcttgataataatatgtcAATAAAAGATACTGTTTTTTCTTGAATAACATGTTCGCTATTATCTTGGCCACTTACGTATTGATCAGCAATAACTGTGCTACCACATTTAGTTATTTGATGTAATCCTTTAAATCttctttttataatttctgCTAAAGTTACGGCTTTACCAATTGCATTTCCCGTggctttaatttttaaactctTCTTATCTTCCTCTCCTAATATTTTTGCACCATAGTTAACATAATTGGTCATTCGACCTGTTGATGTAATTCTCATTTCATCTTCGTCTATTGGCTCTCTATCTTTCTTCATTTTtgcttaaattattttaattatataagtttcttattttttaattagtGAAAATTAGTCTTGTTGTAAATAAACAAACTAGTGTTTTTCTTTTGTATAtaatcttttttatttttgaaaattatttcttttagtatgtatgtatatatataatatatatttatatttttgggGGTCTGTGCACGTGCGCGcgtttattttctaaaaaaaaaaaaaaattaaaaaaaatatagagaaAATTTGTTTGTATATAGAGAGATttacttaaaaaattatatatatggatatattcataaatagTATACAATATATCATATGTagtgaaataaatataacttatgtatgttcatataattgaactatgttgtatatatacaatattttaatagaTATAGGATcgattattatatgtattatatataacatttacatataaaaataatgccTTTATATGTATGTGAATATAGCCATATATGTATTAGTGGGtatggaaataaaatatatataataagaaataaattatatgtatacatgaATATAATTGTATACTAAAAATAACAACACCCAAGCaatacaattatttttttaagtaaaatatttcaaataaagtaaaaaatattccaCATAATTAAATATCACCCTTATTtccatacatacatatataacacATATCAACacctttttatatataccaacatcatttaaatattactcatacatattatttatatatatttccattcatgtgtatataaaacatatataaatattatgactgttcataaaaaaaactaCCTTTTTTTACAGTGAAAATTTATAAggatataatataatagttACCCATAAAACAAATGACAAACATAACaatatatcataaataaataaatgtatatttaatatatttttttatataatttgttattttattaatttaaagtTTCTTACCTTCTTATTTTCAAAGTTTTTGCTTCAAATCCCACGGTTggcttatttattttacgtcgttttcttcttttctttttttttttacattgtttaacttaatatatttttttataatatttatttttttataaatatatatattttttttttttttaattctgaAGATATTTGTAGCAATTTCTCATTACCTATatgctattattttttttatttattatatcgttttttttttatttttttataatttatacagGTGTTTTAgcatatatatgcaataaaTATACCATGGtgctatatttttaaataggGGAAAGTGCATTGAATGGtgttttacatatataatattttgtacattttaaatatatatatatatatatatatattattaatacaaaatatGCTATCTCTTTATATACCAATTTTTACAAATATGTGATGtgaattataataaaccagtatttatttaatgtaCATAcaagattaaaaaaaaaaaaaatgggtgCATGCTTTTTTGGGGatgtgatttttttttttagctttttttttattttttcaatatatacTGTTAACTATATACGCATTTAATTATCACGCCCCTTTCGTATTCCCCGAATAACCATTATAATGGAATACATAccaaaaaaaacatttactcaaataatatgaatattatatatccatatatagTAATGTATACCCTTTGTGCCAATTATAAAATGgatagaaaaaaaatcacATCGAGGAaagtaaaattatatattttgacaCCATTTTTATAACCCTTTTTCACAGCACAAAttacatatgcatattttattaaaaaaatatataggcACATGTAGTCGATTTTATTTCTctatatatccatttttttgaGCATCTTAATTAAAaagcataataataaataagcCGGAAAAtgtacaaaattaataaaatgttgatatatatattatatatatacaatttttgtattttatataattacatTTCCTTTTCCCCTctttacaatatatttaGGATTCATCTGTGAAATACACTTGTTTctatatttacaaaaaaattattatcatatatataatatatatatatatatttgaataatatttcaatttggtataaataattttcttaaataataaaaataataattttatatatataataaaatatactgAGATTGTTTAATCAAACTTTGATTGATTATACGTTCtattatatgtaaaaaaaataatttttgtcaaaaaaaaaaaaaaaacttaaacCCCAATTAACcaagaattatatataacctatttatttacacaaattaaataactgtaatttattttatattaacaaaatattgaTTTCGTTTTTTTGTTTCGTTAAGTATAAcaacattatttaaattatacacATTTGGaaatttttatcttttaaaatttattttcttaaatttattaattccccaaaaatataatattgaaattaagtttataataatgttttataattttatataagtGTGTGTTTGTCATgtttgtgtatttttttttttttttttttggggggTGGCTTAACGTAGATcaagataaatattttggttaaatatagtaaaaatataaaaatataaaaatataaaaaataattatacttATGTAATAGTTAGtatgaatttatatttgtgtatTTTCCATAAATgacaaatcaaaaaaaaaaaaaaaattaaatacacattaaataattagatatatctttatatgtataaaaaattaagactTGTATAAAATGGTGAAAAAAGATAGCATATGGATTTTGTGTAGATTTGATTATTTTGATAAAGAGAATTTTGCTAATAATAACgagcaaaataaaattttgaaaattttgcaaaatgtaaatataccATTGTCTTCTATAATTAAGGAAGTAAGGATCTTTACATAATTTGGGTTCTctattattgtatatatatacacatgaggatatataatttatattttataatatataaaactatgtatttatttaacaATAATTTACAAAATCAATTATATAAGTTAAtgtaattttgaaaataatctGATTTATaggaatatgaaaaaaaggGTTTAATATTGTTTGGAGAAATATTTAAGAGTATTATTTTTAGCCGCTTtcaaagtaaaaataaaaaaataaaatagtacaaaaaatgttaaaataacTGATATATATTcctattaattattttttttttttttttttctagtcatattcacaaatataaaatttaggATTTTTATTATTCGAGCTAGTAATGTAAGCACAATCATATGTAAACATGTACACCTCAAAAAATGTATCCtatattaatgaaatatgttttatttattttagaaatataaaaacgaaATTTCCCTTTTATCTCAATTTGTGACAATTTGTGATGATCGTTTTAGTGTCCAATTGCTGTATATCGGAGGTATAgcaatgtatataaataaatatatatatatatatatatatatatatatatatatataatatatattttttttttttcttcacttTTCTTCACTTTTTTCTATAGTATCATTGAACAGATgcaaaaaatacataaaggAATTATTTATAAGACTAAAGATCGAAGAATCTATCCCACTAATTTTAAAGTAAAATTTATCTATCACAAAATAGTATTAACTAGCTATATGTTGTGTAGTGGATTGCATTTCTTTTTCCTTTATTTATTCTACATATTAACATACttttgtataattatttttacagGGAGTTAGAAAACCCAATTCATCAaggataaaatataagtttttttttagtgcaaatgtattaaatagcaattttttttaaactatTTTGAAAATAGGAAAAAAGTTTTGCATTagcaatatatatacatattacacCTAGTTGTgataactttattattttccgtaattttgtttattttgtatattttgtatattttgtatattttgtttatttttgtgCAATTTCGGTTACCCAGTGTGAGATACACACATGTACattattttgaaataaaaaaaaaa contains these protein-coding regions:
- a CDS encoding cell division cycle protein 48 — its product is MLHEKLKAYISNIITDNHMIEKHKDEKTNLENVLNNIYIIENALKKTNNKLFRRISQTQLKKIILCILKNDDQNEASYTQITKSKKKLQNKSKSVYISDSNQSSNEDNEDNEDNDDNDKTRKVLKNEKKKKKKKKNQEINTGVDIDGNIEQEGNSEKIEKHGYDKINNENIEINKIKTNLVKIKGEENNLTTNSNLSNVKICIDQNIVNLNTYKGINNIKKDIYYSIVYPYKYRHDNFNTIININGINGSGKTSLAYAIAGECDSHFFYIKLPEYVKYLSNDNKNNKLKILFEQIKNEYNKCILCIDDMDILFNSKDDTIDIYIFTYLLNLFNKTNIVIILLSINKPYDTILYSKIQKFISMPIPTYEDRIEILQNLSQNLEINFDVLYTASITYGFSRAQIYDILNESKNLFIYNYVLYGQNNDTPISSYFMDNNNNNNNSISINISTNEDNNYDKDLKIEDDDMSNNTTHYADEEKDSNLLKNNSPKCVNNQIENVINTNSLKNFKNGEEIEKVTNLTKRKERNNNDYLDIYIKEKKQKKIIPININNDIIYESIKNIKKKITTQNICEVPNINLDNIGSLKNIKKILETKFILPVKYSNIYKHLGINKSMGILLYGPPGCGKTMLAKAISNEMKANFIAIKGPEILNKYVGESEKKVREIFSYASTYKPCLIFFDEIDSICINRDNNKTAAASDRVVNQLLTEMDGLSQREGIYIIATTNRPDIIDKALLRTGRFDQLIYVSLPKYQGRIDILKKLSKNMPLDKDIDFKQISILTKGYSGADLHGVLRESAFIALQECRDKIDRFNYKHNGTASFVSPNIEQHRKNQQHRKNHQHCKNTKQNNNFTTSENTLNCVLNKNDTSSFESNNYYSTHILNDNNPKSLEHYNSENGQTTNNEISSNPNIMDQNICDVIQNKIMTIGDDNIKLGKIKMEERQKEEEGEGEENNNKDNFIYKIEDLKNDDLQEKDKNNLIYEFIQKNKNILAIKQKHIIKAINIVPRSVTKKQMKYYKEISKKFK